From the genome of Pararhizobium sp. A13, one region includes:
- a CDS encoding 2,3-dihydro-2,3-dihydroxybenzoate dehydrogenase, which produces MAFSGLEGKTAFVTGAGGGIGIAVVKLLLDEGVKVAASDLAVETLETLAGANLRIDRLDVSRSAAVDRLVDDVAGTWGHVDFGVNVAGVLATATILETSDEEWNRVFSVNAAGVFHVSRALARHMAPRRQGSIVTVSSNAAGIPRQNMAAYAASKAASTMFTRCLGLELAAYGIRCNIVAPGSTLTSMQTGMWSDEGGAARVIEGSLATYKPGIPLRKLATAEDVANSVAFLLSDRAAHITMADLYVDGGATLRG; this is translated from the coding sequence ATGGCATTCAGCGGGCTTGAGGGCAAAACCGCCTTCGTCACCGGTGCCGGCGGCGGCATTGGCATTGCTGTGGTGAAACTGCTTCTCGACGAAGGGGTCAAGGTCGCGGCCAGCGATCTCGCCGTCGAGACGCTCGAGACGCTGGCTGGTGCGAATCTGAGGATCGACCGTCTCGATGTCAGCCGGAGCGCGGCGGTCGACCGGCTCGTCGACGATGTCGCAGGCACCTGGGGCCACGTGGATTTCGGCGTCAACGTCGCCGGCGTGCTCGCGACGGCCACCATCCTGGAAACCTCGGACGAGGAATGGAACAGGGTTTTCTCCGTCAATGCAGCCGGCGTCTTCCATGTTTCCCGGGCGCTCGCGCGCCACATGGCGCCCCGTCGGCAAGGCAGCATCGTCACGGTAAGTTCCAACGCTGCCGGTATCCCGCGACAGAACATGGCCGCTTATGCCGCCTCCAAGGCGGCCTCGACCATGTTCACACGCTGCCTCGGGCTGGAGCTTGCCGCATACGGTATCCGCTGCAACATCGTCGCGCCGGGCTCGACCTTGACGTCGATGCAGACCGGAATGTGGAGCGACGAAGGAGGAGCCGCGCGGGTGATCGAGGGGTCGCTTGCGACCTACAAGCCCGGTATCCCGCTGCGGAAGTTGGCGACGGCCGAGGACGTGGCCAATTCCGTGGCTTTCCTCCTGTCCGACAGGGCAGCACATATCACCATGGCCGATCTCTATGTCGACGGCGGCGCAACGCTTCGGGGTTGA